In one Nocardia tengchongensis genomic region, the following are encoded:
- a CDS encoding VOC family protein yields the protein MTATAAKGIKTVLHPVSDLAAATALYTALLGVPPQIEGTYYVGFEIDGHHIGLVPDGGPQAITTPVIYWEVPDIESRLAELTAAGARVKQALRDVGQGRRVAEVIDPDGNILGLLQDR from the coding sequence ATGACCGCCACCGCAGCCAAGGGCATCAAGACCGTGCTGCATCCCGTCTCCGACCTGGCCGCGGCCACGGCCCTCTACACCGCCCTGCTGGGCGTACCGCCGCAGATCGAAGGCACCTACTACGTCGGCTTCGAGATCGACGGCCACCACATCGGCCTGGTTCCGGACGGCGGCCCGCAAGCCATCACCACCCCGGTCATCTACTGGGAGGTGCCCGATATCGAGTCCAGACTGGCCGAACTGACCGCCGCCGGCGCCAGGGTGAAACAGGCGTTGCGCGATGTCGGCCAGGGCCGCCGAGTCGCCGAGGTCATCGACCCCGACGGCAATATCCTCGGCCTCCTCCAAGATCGCTGA